A window of the Falco rusticolus isolate bFalRus1 chromosome 1, bFalRus1.pri, whole genome shotgun sequence genome harbors these coding sequences:
- the NSRP1 gene encoding nuclear speckle splicing regulatory protein 1 isoform X1 — MAALSKQYGLIMPKKMPQKNLVSKKLSVFADDSDEEPSVGESLQKEALKKQAMKQTKLEIQKALEEDATVYEYDSIYDEMQQKKKESNARVLSGKDDKKPRYIQNILKAAEIRKKEQEKRMERKIQKEREMEGGEFAHKEAFVTSAYKKKLQERAEEEERERREAALEAYLDVTKQKDLSGFYRHLLNQRVGEEEMPKCSFREARIKEEKSESSYEDSNQRSKCPYEGQRLKPSAKKENNPDADTDLGTDSSDDDKRDKNSKVNLKKKKRRGSPVSSEEEAKHHRNQRHSRSPSSSGVEEELCTKAQTNHLTKRGENRPSRRGHDEQCREKDYDRSRTHEKNHQREREERHRYGDHTNKDNYRRREEQDDKQRGKERKEREGHGREWRKAKEREEKGSEKEREKERIRNGKGRYNDREKERGERCREKEDHMKDRREKHGSDEKKYRERREGTPASLEKDGEGDLEKERKGKEREVDEKGRSSSGVCSEQKRKAGEGGEKEEKEQAQKPPESMSKFAKRSNEETVMSARDRYLARQMARVSAKSYIEKEED, encoded by the exons actaAGTTGGAGATTCAGAAGGCTTTGGAGGAAGACGCTACAGTGTACGAATATGACAGTATTTATGatgaaatgcagcagaagaaaaaagaaagtaatgcCAGAGTGTTATCtggaaaagatgacaaaaag CCCAGATACATCCAAAATATCCTCAAAGCAGCTGAGATTAGAAAGaaggagcaagaaaaaagaatggaaagaaaaattcagaaagaacGTGAAATGGAAGGAGGAGAGTTTGCTCACAAAGAGGCTTTTGTGACTTCAGCCTATAAGAAGAAGCTACAAGAAagggctgaggaggaggaaagagaaagaagagaggcaGCTCTTGAGG CGTACCTGGATGTGACTAAACAGAAGGATCTCAGTGGATTTTACAGACATCTTTTAAACCAGAGGGTAGGGGAAGAAGAGATGCCTAAATGCAGCTTCCGTGAAGCCAG gataaaggaagaaaaatctgaaagttcTTATGAAGACTCCAACCAAAGAAGCAAATGCCCATATGAAGGACAAAGACTGAAGCCCTCtgctaagaaagaaaataatccagatGCTGATACCGACTTAGGAACTGATAGTAGTGATGATGATAAGAGGGACAAAAATAGTAAAGtaaatttgaaaaagaagaaaaggagagggagcCCTGTGAGCAGCGAAGAGGAGGCTAAACATCACAGGAACCAGAGACATTCCAGGTCACCAAGCTCATCCGGTGTAGAGGAAGAGCTGTGCACAAAAGCCCAAACAAATCATCTTACAAAGAGGGGAGAGAACAGACCAAGCAGAAGAGGACATGATGAACAATGCAGGGAAAAAGATTATGACAGAAGTAGAACCCATGAGAAGAATCaccaaagggaaagggaagagcgACATAGATATGGGGATCACACTAATAAAGATAACTACAGAAGGAGGGAAGAGCAAGATGATAAGCAAAGgggcaaggaaagaaaagagagggagggaCATGGCAGAGAATGGCGGAAggcaaaggagagagaagagaagggCTCAGAAAAGGAAcgagagaaagaaagaataagaaatgGTAAGGGCAGGTATAATGacagagagaaggagagaggagagagatgcagagaaaaggaagatcaTATGAAGGACAGGAGGGAGAAGCATGGTAGTGAtgagaagaaatacagagagaggagggaaggtaCTCCTGCATCTTTAGAAAAAGATGGAGAGGGTGAtctggagaaagagagaaagggaaaagagagagaggtgGATGAGAAGGGAAGATCCAGCTCTGGAGTTTGTTCTGAGCAGAAACgtaaagctggagaaggaggggagaaagaggagaaagaacaagCACAGAAACCACCTGAGAGCATGAGCAAATTTGCCAAACGGAGCAATGAAGAGACAGTCATGTCAGCAAGGGACCGCTACTTGGCAAGGCAAATGGCACGTGTCAGTGCTAAATCTTACATTGAGAAAGAAGAAGATTAA
- the NSRP1 gene encoding nuclear speckle splicing regulatory protein 1 isoform X2, translating into MPKKMPQKNLVSKKLSVFADDSDEEPSVGESLQKEALKKQAMKQTKLEIQKALEEDATVYEYDSIYDEMQQKKKESNARVLSGKDDKKPRYIQNILKAAEIRKKEQEKRMERKIQKEREMEGGEFAHKEAFVTSAYKKKLQERAEEEERERREAALEAYLDVTKQKDLSGFYRHLLNQRVGEEEMPKCSFREARIKEEKSESSYEDSNQRSKCPYEGQRLKPSAKKENNPDADTDLGTDSSDDDKRDKNSKVNLKKKKRRGSPVSSEEEAKHHRNQRHSRSPSSSGVEEELCTKAQTNHLTKRGENRPSRRGHDEQCREKDYDRSRTHEKNHQREREERHRYGDHTNKDNYRRREEQDDKQRGKERKEREGHGREWRKAKEREEKGSEKEREKERIRNGKGRYNDREKERGERCREKEDHMKDRREKHGSDEKKYRERREGTPASLEKDGEGDLEKERKGKEREVDEKGRSSSGVCSEQKRKAGEGGEKEEKEQAQKPPESMSKFAKRSNEETVMSARDRYLARQMARVSAKSYIEKEED; encoded by the exons actaAGTTGGAGATTCAGAAGGCTTTGGAGGAAGACGCTACAGTGTACGAATATGACAGTATTTATGatgaaatgcagcagaagaaaaaagaaagtaatgcCAGAGTGTTATCtggaaaagatgacaaaaag CCCAGATACATCCAAAATATCCTCAAAGCAGCTGAGATTAGAAAGaaggagcaagaaaaaagaatggaaagaaaaattcagaaagaacGTGAAATGGAAGGAGGAGAGTTTGCTCACAAAGAGGCTTTTGTGACTTCAGCCTATAAGAAGAAGCTACAAGAAagggctgaggaggaggaaagagaaagaagagaggcaGCTCTTGAGG CGTACCTGGATGTGACTAAACAGAAGGATCTCAGTGGATTTTACAGACATCTTTTAAACCAGAGGGTAGGGGAAGAAGAGATGCCTAAATGCAGCTTCCGTGAAGCCAG gataaaggaagaaaaatctgaaagttcTTATGAAGACTCCAACCAAAGAAGCAAATGCCCATATGAAGGACAAAGACTGAAGCCCTCtgctaagaaagaaaataatccagatGCTGATACCGACTTAGGAACTGATAGTAGTGATGATGATAAGAGGGACAAAAATAGTAAAGtaaatttgaaaaagaagaaaaggagagggagcCCTGTGAGCAGCGAAGAGGAGGCTAAACATCACAGGAACCAGAGACATTCCAGGTCACCAAGCTCATCCGGTGTAGAGGAAGAGCTGTGCACAAAAGCCCAAACAAATCATCTTACAAAGAGGGGAGAGAACAGACCAAGCAGAAGAGGACATGATGAACAATGCAGGGAAAAAGATTATGACAGAAGTAGAACCCATGAGAAGAATCaccaaagggaaagggaagagcgACATAGATATGGGGATCACACTAATAAAGATAACTACAGAAGGAGGGAAGAGCAAGATGATAAGCAAAGgggcaaggaaagaaaagagagggagggaCATGGCAGAGAATGGCGGAAggcaaaggagagagaagagaagggCTCAGAAAAGGAAcgagagaaagaaagaataagaaatgGTAAGGGCAGGTATAATGacagagagaaggagagaggagagagatgcagagaaaaggaagatcaTATGAAGGACAGGAGGGAGAAGCATGGTAGTGAtgagaagaaatacagagagaggagggaaggtaCTCCTGCATCTTTAGAAAAAGATGGAGAGGGTGAtctggagaaagagagaaagggaaaagagagagaggtgGATGAGAAGGGAAGATCCAGCTCTGGAGTTTGTTCTGAGCAGAAACgtaaagctggagaaggaggggagaaagaggagaaagaacaagCACAGAAACCACCTGAGAGCATGAGCAAATTTGCCAAACGGAGCAATGAAGAGACAGTCATGTCAGCAAGGGACCGCTACTTGGCAAGGCAAATGGCACGTGTCAGTGCTAAATCTTACATTGAGAAAGAAGAAGATTAA